From a region of the Wolbachia endosymbiont (group B) of Gerris lacustris genome:
- the miaB gene encoding tRNA (N6-isopentenyl adenosine(37)-C2)-methylthiotransferase MiaB, whose amino-acid sequence MKGLYIKTYGCQMNVYDSVLMENIVKPLGFSVVSDAEQADLVILNTCHIREKAAEKLYSELGRIHSSQKNKEMTIVVAGCVAQAEGEEVFKRAPFVDIVVGPQSIAALPELIVKASRSKGHVINTDFPEVAKFDKLPNECYGNNQGSSAFLAIQEGCDKFCTFCVVPYTRGAEYSRPVNEIFRETLKLVANGAKEITLLGQNVNAYHGECEGEVWDLGKLISYMAKIEKLERIRYTTSHPRDMHESLYLVHTEESKLMPFVHLPVQSGSNKILHAMNRKHTAEEYLEIIDRLRKLKPEIEFSSDFIVGFPGETEKDFEETMKLVEKVKYAQAYSFKYSPRPGTPGAERKDQVPEEVKTERLLQLQELISKQQLEFNQSMVGKTIPALFSDKKGKHQNQIIGKSPYMQSVCIDDPDDKYKDKIVNVRVLEARQNSLLGCAA is encoded by the coding sequence ATGAAAGGCCTATACATTAAAACTTACGGCTGTCAGATGAACGTTTATGACTCCGTTTTAATGGAGAATATAGTTAAGCCTCTAGGGTTCAGTGTTGTGAGTGATGCAGAACAAGCTGATTTGGTGATATTAAATACTTGTCATATTAGAGAAAAGGCAGCAGAAAAGCTTTACTCAGAGCTTGGAAGGATTCACTCATCACAAAAAAATAAAGAAATGACCATAGTGGTGGCTGGGTGTGTAGCGCAAGCAGAGGGAGAAGAAGTGTTTAAAAGAGCTCCTTTTGTTGATATTGTTGTTGGTCCGCAGAGTATCGCTGCTTTACCGGAGCTGATAGTTAAAGCAAGTAGAAGTAAAGGTCATGTAATAAATACTGATTTTCCTGAAGTTGCGAAATTTGATAAATTACCAAATGAATGTTATGGCAATAATCAAGGGTCTTCTGCGTTTCTTGCTATACAAGAGGGTTGCGATAAATTTTGTACGTTTTGTGTAGTCCCTTACACTCGCGGGGCTGAGTATTCACGACCAGTAAATGAAATATTCCGTGAAACATTAAAGTTAGTTGCAAATGGGGCAAAGGAAATTACTTTACTTGGTCAGAATGTCAATGCTTATCATGGGGAGTGCGAAGGAGAAGTGTGGGATTTAGGAAAATTAATTAGTTACATGGCTAAAATTGAAAAGCTAGAAAGAATCCGCTACACAACTTCTCATCCAAGAGATATGCACGAATCTCTCTACTTGGTACATACGGAGGAATCAAAACTCATGCCGTTTGTTCATCTACCTGTGCAATCAGGTTCGAATAAAATATTGCACGCAATGAACAGGAAGCACACTGCAGAGGAGTATTTGGAAATAATAGACAGATTGCGCAAATTGAAACCTGAAATTGAATTTTCTTCTGATTTTATCGTTGGTTTTCCTGGAGAAACTGAAAAAGATTTTGAAGAAACTATGAAATTAGTAGAAAAAGTAAAATATGCTCAGGCTTATAGTTTTAAATATAGCCCAAGACCAGGTACACCGGGAGCGGAAAGAAAAGATCAAGTACCAGAAGAGGTTAAAACAGAGCGCCTTCTTCAGTTACAGGAATTAATTAGCAAGCAACAACTTGAGTTTAATCAGAGTATGGTGGGGAAAACTATTCCTGCTTTGTTCAGCGATAAAAAAGGTAAACACCAAAATCAAATAATTGGTAAAAGCCCATATATGCAATCAGTGTGTATTGATGACCCTGACGATAAATACAAAGATAAAATAGTAAATGTAAGAGTGTTGGAAGCTCGGCAAAATAGTTTATTGGGATGCGCTGCCTAA
- the recJ gene encoding single-stranded-DNA-specific exonuclease RecJ — translation MLLDIEKRSITNALWKLQEADQREILTLIQRFELPEILARILVSRGVNIENAHDFLHPLIRSLLPDPFHLLDMDKAVSRIIKAINNNENIAIFGDYDVDGATSSALINRYLGTIGTHSIIYIPDRVDEGYGLNVDALLQLKKNGIDLCISVDCGTLAYQPIEEARVFGLDIIVVDHHLGTEKLPSAVAVVNPNRLDESSPYTNLAAVGVSFLLIVALNRSLREQGFFTHKKEPDLFDLLDLVALGTVCDVMQIIGLNRAFVLQGLKVMSARKNVGLRVLFDALGILEKPSVSRLGFNIGPCINAGGRIGEASLGARLLSTDNEEEVHSIALKLIDLNNARKMLENEAILEATTQAEKFAQLGINFIMVSGNWHQGIIGIIASRLKEQFHLPTIVISLNNGIGKASCRSISGVDIGAAVLSAKFTNLIIEGGGHSMAAGFSIKEDKISDLHDFFTERFANSTNDKIIKADGIVTAKAINLSLWNQLQRLEPFGVGNPEPRFIIQGAKIRKPEVIGVDHIKCFITDDNVMVRAIAFRSANTELGSAIMQGNVKSILGKISMNYWNGNEFVQFLIEDVLTVS, via the coding sequence ATGCTACTTGATATTGAAAAACGCAGCATAACAAATGCACTGTGGAAGTTACAAGAAGCAGATCAAAGGGAAATCTTAACTCTTATACAGAGATTTGAGTTGCCAGAAATATTAGCAAGAATATTAGTTAGTCGTGGTGTTAACATCGAAAATGCACATGACTTCTTACATCCACTAATCAGATCGCTATTACCAGATCCCTTTCACCTCCTTGATATGGATAAAGCTGTTTCTCGCATAATAAAAGCAATAAACAATAATGAAAATATTGCAATATTTGGTGACTACGATGTTGATGGAGCAACATCGTCAGCATTGATTAATAGGTATCTAGGAACGATTGGAACACACTCTATAATCTACATTCCAGATCGTGTTGATGAGGGCTATGGATTAAACGTAGATGCTTTATTACAACTTAAAAAGAACGGAATTGATTTATGTATTTCTGTTGATTGCGGTACGCTTGCATATCAACCGATAGAAGAGGCAAGGGTTTTTGGACTTGATATTATAGTTGTCGATCATCACCTTGGTACAGAAAAATTACCAAGTGCTGTAGCAGTTGTTAATCCCAACCGCCTTGATGAGAGCTCTCCTTATACTAACCTTGCAGCAGTTGGAGTGTCATTTCTGCTAATTGTTGCCCTTAACAGAAGCCTACGTGAGCAAGGATTTTTTACCCACAAAAAAGAACCAGATTTATTTGATCTACTGGATTTGGTTGCTCTTGGAACTGTTTGCGATGTTATGCAGATTATAGGCCTAAATAGAGCATTTGTTTTGCAAGGATTAAAAGTTATGTCAGCAAGGAAAAACGTTGGCTTGCGTGTTTTGTTTGATGCTTTGGGAATCCTTGAAAAACCAAGTGTTTCACGGTTAGGGTTTAACATTGGGCCATGTATAAATGCTGGAGGAAGAATTGGAGAAGCATCACTCGGTGCAAGGTTGCTTTCCACTGATAATGAAGAAGAGGTGCATTCAATCGCACTAAAATTAATAGATTTAAATAATGCAAGAAAAATGCTAGAAAATGAGGCTATTTTGGAAGCCACAACACAAGCGGAAAAATTTGCGCAACTAGGTATAAATTTTATAATGGTAAGCGGCAATTGGCACCAGGGAATAATTGGTATTATTGCATCAAGACTAAAGGAGCAATTTCACTTACCAACAATAGTGATATCTTTAAACAATGGAATAGGAAAAGCAAGTTGTAGGTCAATTTCTGGAGTAGATATTGGTGCCGCGGTTCTTTCTGCAAAATTTACCAACCTAATCATTGAAGGTGGTGGTCACAGTATGGCAGCGGGATTTTCGATTAAGGAAGACAAAATAAGTGATCTACATGATTTTTTTACTGAAAGATTTGCAAACTCTACAAATGACAAAATCATAAAAGCCGATGGCATAGTAACAGCTAAAGCAATAAACTTATCCCTGTGGAACCAACTGCAACGCTTAGAGCCATTTGGTGTTGGCAATCCTGAACCGAGATTCATCATTCAGGGGGCAAAGATAAGAAAGCCGGAAGTTATAGGAGTTGATCATATAAAATGTTTTATTACTGACGACAATGTTATGGTAAGAGCTATTGCGTTTCGCTCTGCAAATACTGAGCTTGGCTCTGCTATCATGCAGGGTAATGTTAAATCAATTTTAGGTAAAATCTCTATGAATTACTGGAATGGCAATGAATTTGTGCAGTTTTTAATAGAAGATGTGTTGACTGTTAGCTGA
- a CDS encoding NADH-quinone oxidoreductase subunit D, which yields MPDLKTMMLNFGPQHPAAHGVLRLVLEMDGEVIERADPHIGLLHRGTEKLIEHKTYLQALPYFDRLDYVSPMSQEHAYSLCVEKLLQCEIPIRAKYLRVLFCELTRILNHLLNVSSQALDVGAMTPLLWLFEEREKILEFYERASGARFHAAYIRPGGLAADIPEGLIEDIAKFIEQFPKYIDDVDELLTENRIWKQRTVGISEISIKQALDWGFSGPMLRAAGLVWDLRKSQPYEIYDQLDFDIPIGQNGDCYDRYLVRMAEIRQSISLVKQCIEKMPEGPIKTEDRKISPPPRAEMKESMEAMIHHFKLYSEGYHVPEGEAYVAVEAPKGEFGVYIVSDGTNRPYRCRIRAPGFAHLQALDFMAKGHMLADIAAIIGSLDIVFGEIDR from the coding sequence ATGCCTGATCTAAAGACAATGATGTTAAACTTTGGTCCTCAGCATCCAGCTGCACATGGGGTGCTACGCCTTGTTTTAGAGATGGATGGCGAAGTCATCGAAAGAGCAGATCCTCATATTGGGCTTTTGCATCGTGGTACTGAGAAGCTAATAGAGCATAAAACGTATCTTCAAGCTCTGCCTTACTTTGACCGCCTTGATTATGTGTCACCAATGTCACAAGAGCATGCATATTCGTTATGTGTAGAGAAATTGTTGCAATGTGAAATTCCAATTCGGGCAAAATATTTGCGTGTTTTATTTTGTGAGCTAACAAGGATACTAAATCATTTACTGAATGTCTCTTCTCAAGCGCTTGATGTTGGGGCGATGACTCCTCTTTTATGGCTCTTTGAAGAGAGAGAAAAAATACTCGAGTTCTATGAAAGGGCCTCAGGTGCAAGATTTCACGCAGCTTATATAAGGCCAGGTGGACTTGCAGCAGACATTCCAGAAGGTTTGATTGAGGATATTGCAAAGTTTATAGAGCAATTTCCAAAGTATATAGATGATGTTGATGAGCTTTTGACAGAAAATAGGATATGGAAGCAACGCACTGTAGGAATTAGTGAAATATCAATAAAACAGGCGCTTGATTGGGGCTTTAGTGGACCAATGCTCCGTGCTGCTGGGCTTGTTTGGGATCTGCGAAAAAGCCAGCCATATGAGATATATGACCAATTAGATTTCGATATACCAATTGGCCAAAATGGTGACTGTTATGACCGTTATTTAGTAAGAATGGCGGAGATCAGACAATCTATCAGCTTGGTGAAGCAATGCATAGAGAAGATGCCTGAAGGGCCAATAAAGACTGAAGATAGAAAGATCTCTCCACCGCCAAGAGCGGAAATGAAAGAATCCATGGAAGCTATGATTCATCATTTTAAGCTTTATTCAGAAGGATATCATGTGCCAGAAGGTGAGGCTTACGTAGCTGTTGAAGCACCAAAAGGCGAGTTTGGAGTATATATAGTTTCAGATGGTACCAATAGACCTTATAGATGTCGAATAAGAGCACCTGGCTTTGCGCATTTACAGGCCTTAGATTTCATGGCAAAGGGACACATGCTTGCTGACATTGCAGCAATTATCGGTTCACTTGATATAGTTTTTGGCGAGATTGATAGGTAA
- a CDS encoding cytochrome b, whose translation MKDNKYNLGLRIIHWLMSALIIGMLCSGLYMKSLLISSEIKFSIYAIHKACGITVLGLIIVRIFFRVFTYVPPLPANFSRFVINASKTIHFCLYALMVLMPLSGYVMSSASSKEIKYFFHIPLLINQNEDLASAANQLHSILAYFMILFIILHILGALKHTFIDKQNIFKRMI comes from the coding sequence ATGAAAGACAATAAATACAACTTAGGTTTAAGAATCATTCATTGGTTAATGTCTGCTCTTATTATTGGAATGCTTTGTTCTGGACTATACATGAAAAGTTTGCTGATTAGCAGTGAAATTAAATTCAGCATATACGCTATTCATAAGGCTTGCGGTATCACCGTTCTTGGATTAATTATAGTACGCATATTTTTTCGCGTCTTTACTTATGTTCCACCACTTCCAGCCAATTTTTCTCGATTTGTAATTAATGCGAGCAAAACGATACACTTTTGTTTATATGCTTTGATGGTGCTAATGCCACTATCTGGTTATGTCATGTCTTCTGCTTCTAGCAAAGAGATCAAATATTTTTTCCATATTCCTTTGTTAATTAATCAGAATGAAGATCTAGCTAGTGCAGCTAATCAGCTACATTCAATTCTTGCATATTTTATGATACTCTTTATAATCTTACATATACTTGGCGCTTTGAAACATACATTCATAGATAAACAAAATATTTTTAAACGTATGATATAG
- a CDS encoding NAD(P)H-dependent flavin oxidoreductase → MLSSLWKKGTNFLGSEFAIMGGAMSWVSERNLVSAISNAGGFGVIACGAMFPDLLKKEIIETQKLTHKPFGVNLITMHPNLSELIDICIETKISHIVLAGGLPKKPNIEKIKNAGIKVMCFTPALSLAERLVKMGVDALIIEGMEAGGHIGPVSTSVLAQEILPHFKNEKTPIFVAGGIGRGEMIMNYLEMGASGCQIGTLFVCTNESIAHKNFKEVFIKSAARNAVSSIQISADFPVIPVRAIANKASDDFMKHQRDIIDKYQNGEISKEEGQLEIEKFWAGALRKAVIEGNIETGSLMAGQSVGMVDREKPVKEVIDMLVQQASNYVEM, encoded by the coding sequence ATGTTAAGTAGCCTCTGGAAAAAAGGAACGAATTTTCTCGGTAGTGAATTTGCCATAATGGGTGGTGCCATGAGCTGGGTTTCAGAGAGAAATTTAGTTTCGGCAATTTCAAATGCCGGTGGTTTTGGTGTAATTGCATGTGGCGCAATGTTTCCAGACTTACTGAAAAAAGAAATCATAGAAACACAAAAATTAACTCATAAGCCATTTGGTGTAAACCTAATTACTATGCACCCAAATTTGAGTGAGTTAATAGATATATGCATTGAAACAAAAATAAGCCACATAGTTCTCGCTGGCGGGTTACCAAAAAAGCCTAATATAGAAAAAATCAAGAATGCAGGTATTAAAGTTATGTGCTTTACACCAGCATTAAGCCTTGCGGAAAGGTTAGTAAAAATGGGAGTAGATGCATTGATAATAGAAGGAATGGAAGCAGGTGGGCACATAGGTCCAGTTAGCACTTCTGTTCTCGCACAAGAGATATTACCTCATTTTAAAAACGAGAAAACACCAATTTTTGTTGCAGGTGGAATAGGAAGAGGCGAAATGATAATGAACTACCTAGAGATGGGAGCAAGTGGCTGTCAAATAGGTACATTATTTGTCTGCACGAATGAGTCAATCGCTCATAAAAATTTTAAAGAAGTATTCATCAAATCAGCTGCGCGTAATGCTGTGTCTTCTATACAGATCAGCGCTGATTTCCCTGTAATTCCAGTAAGGGCTATAGCTAACAAAGCAAGTGACGATTTTATGAAGCATCAAAGAGACATTATCGATAAATATCAAAATGGAGAAATCTCAAAAGAAGAGGGGCAACTTGAAATAGAAAAGTTCTGGGCTGGAGCTTTAAGAAAAGCTGTGATTGAAGGAAATATTGAAACAGGATCTTTGATGGCAGGTCAAAGTGTTGGCATGGTTGACAGAGAAAAGCCTGTAAAAGAAGTGATAGATATGCTAGTTCAACAGGCAAGCAATTATGTTGAAATGTAA
- a CDS encoding DUF350 domain-containing protein: protein MFDSGSYDRRVMFDSMAGGGITHEFPSSPTKTSESLGKEVENPFALETKELHEIIHKKVTKKTHNHKNLKKEDGTITKCIELFSKGADPNVLIELEKSLRKEEYQKYYNYYTEKFLPALKTKVIESEELMKPSVLNNEKKSSQRSPTIKGKILGIISGITNKSSDKNHSSSTIQNQKSHQTDRQDNAMGLFKKKSFPSEVAVAESSDSSALDRYSLTKGVSGTGTPGTYNPLGSLDNYDASTVLISTQPQARKEIAQSQLNGFSRQFCEDLENKNPSTTADPVEVPRGTNTSKLSSSSDLDSGINSSGLASSSRRSNLTSVTSISSEESVYLKSNSAEEDNDLQPKDEGKTKLAHPNKTRPKGPSGRRSPSKDHGKIEDQVKKESSQCVILVTGSQAMQSEKKEAANYENKSKVKEPHNKNLHVALVTSSALLAIGCIVAGAMTSGLVGAGLFVVAAVFATAAAAELYSNILSSKLTSISVSPLIDNKELTAW from the coding sequence ATGTTTGACTCAGGTTCATATGATAGGAGAGTGATGTTTGATAGTATGGCAGGAGGAGGTATTACTCATGAATTTCCTAGCAGTCCTACTAAAACTTCAGAGTCTTTAGGAAAAGAAGTCGAGAATCCTTTTGCACTAGAAACAAAAGAGTTGCACGAAATTATACACAAAAAGGTAACAAAAAAAACACATAATCATAAAAACCTAAAAAAGGAAGATGGGACTATCACAAAATGCATAGAGTTGTTCAGCAAAGGAGCTGATCCTAACGTATTAATTGAATTAGAAAAGTCACTGAGAAAAGAAGAATATCAAAAATATTATAATTATTACACTGAGAAATTTCTTCCAGCATTGAAAACAAAAGTGATAGAGTCAGAGGAATTAATGAAACCTTCAGTACTTAATAATGAAAAAAAATCATCACAAAGATCACCAACAATAAAAGGGAAAATATTAGGAATAATTTCAGGGATTACTAATAAAAGTAGTGACAAAAATCATTCTAGTAGCACTATTCAAAATCAAAAAAGTCATCAAACAGATAGACAAGATAATGCTATGGGATTATTTAAGAAAAAAAGTTTTCCTAGTGAAGTTGCAGTTGCTGAAAGTTCGGATAGTAGTGCTCTAGATAGGTATTCTTTAACTAAGGGTGTAAGTGGAACAGGAACCCCTGGAACGTATAATCCCTTGGGAAGTTTAGATAATTATGATGCTTCAACAGTTCTTATATCAACACAACCGCAAGCAAGAAAGGAGATCGCACAATCACAATTGAATGGCTTCTCTAGACAATTTTGTGAGGATTTAGAAAATAAAAACCCTAGTACAACTGCAGATCCTGTAGAAGTGCCAAGAGGTACAAATACTTCTAAACTCAGTAGTAGTAGTGATTTAGATAGTGGAATAAATTCATCTGGCTTGGCATCAAGTAGCAGAAGAAGCAACTTAACTTCAGTAACAAGCATTTCATCTGAGGAAAGTGTATACTTAAAATCAAACTCTGCTGAGGAAGATAATGATTTGCAACCAAAAGATGAAGGAAAAACAAAATTAGCACATCCGAACAAAACAAGGCCCAAAGGGCCAAGCGGAAGAAGATCTCCTTCTAAAGATCATGGGAAGATTGAAGATCAAGTTAAAAAAGAATCATCTCAGTGTGTGATCTTAGTGACAGGTAGTCAGGCAATGCAATCCGAAAAAAAAGAAGCTGCTAATTACGAAAATAAGAGTAAAGTTAAAGAACCTCATAATAAAAATCTTCACGTCGCACTTGTAACAAGTTCTGCTCTCTTAGCAATAGGGTGCATTGTTGCAGGAGCAATGACATCAGGATTAGTAGGAGCAGGACTGTTTGTGGTGGCTGCAGTGTTTGCTACAGCAGCAGCTGCTGAACTATATTCAAATATTCTGTCAAGTAAATTGACATCCATTAGTGTGAGTCCTCTTATTGATAATAAAGAGCTTACAGCATGGTAA
- a CDS encoding type VI secretion protein, translating to MQPKVPATSSNSEKKNNLALLESINLDFIPYACHYDEETILTKQGELLKIIKLEDYSSVDNYGDLRTEIRKSISKNIKSLYFTVWIHTVRKRNKLSLKWNKTADFSDQLHSTWFNKLVDSKLQYINELYIVVLLSDFGKHINNAFFFGGIKSRHKLFLQKNHQELQKITDLIQKDLEPFGAKKLGLRSSEGKTYSQMMEFLHYIITLTHKDYPICERDLSQHVKNLKVAFGFNKFQTSFEGQQKFGSIFCIKEYREIPLENIDRCLQLDSELIITEIIIFTSNNKAVKEFKKQINILQISEDNTLLQNSGINEIIELEKISAMDFCQQKIIFTIFADDKNRLAKNISDLSSVMSLIGLMMFRTDLHMENHFWAQLPGNFAFVTQPKNILEKYACSFAMLHDFTSGTLKGGRWKEAVTVFFSKKGSPYFFNFHGKKNNGHTTILGAPNSGRTSLINFLLSESRKFNPRIVILDNTGKSIIFTKAVSGQYYIIDPKYKDKSLKFNPLNIEDSASNRNMLVELIKRMVADASLVDVEEKTKKIVDSIFAIPRESRSISQISEVLLLLGGKISKWCGDGEFAYLFQDGDESDIDWGTKTISLNTANLTKQKECMSVILYYFLYSFEAKCDGSPAILVLDEAWEISNIFPTEEEFDDWMQRMTKLNVVVILSTENLNLAFASKFTQYLDKHVDTRILMPNINANRLYMKAFSLSKEELNVILQTPTQEGLFLIKQYKGLVTLNLDLKNMKEIHVLSANKETIKYMYEAIKEKGEKVSKWLPVFYEKCKA from the coding sequence ATGCAACCAAAAGTACCAGCCACTAGCTCTAATTCTGAAAAAAAGAACAATTTAGCGTTACTAGAAAGTATTAATTTAGATTTTATCCCTTATGCTTGCCACTACGATGAAGAAACTATACTAACAAAACAGGGGGAATTGTTAAAAATAATCAAGTTAGAAGACTATTCTTCAGTTGATAACTATGGTGATCTTAGAACTGAAATTAGAAAAAGTATATCAAAAAATATCAAGAGTTTATATTTTACAGTTTGGATTCACACTGTCCGAAAGCGCAATAAATTGAGCTTAAAGTGGAATAAAACTGCAGACTTTTCCGATCAGCTACACTCAACGTGGTTTAATAAACTAGTTGATAGTAAACTACAGTATATAAATGAGCTGTACATTGTGGTGTTACTCAGTGATTTTGGCAAACATATTAATAATGCATTTTTTTTTGGCGGGATAAAGAGTAGGCACAAGTTATTTTTACAAAAAAATCATCAAGAATTGCAAAAAATAACTGACCTGATTCAAAAAGATTTAGAACCTTTTGGAGCTAAAAAACTGGGCCTTAGGTCTAGTGAAGGCAAAACATATTCTCAAATGATGGAATTTCTCCATTACATTATTACATTAACGCACAAAGATTATCCAATATGTGAAAGGGATCTATCGCAGCATGTTAAAAACCTAAAAGTAGCTTTCGGTTTCAATAAATTTCAAACATCGTTTGAAGGTCAACAGAAGTTTGGTTCTATTTTTTGCATAAAGGAATATCGAGAAATCCCCTTAGAAAATATAGATAGGTGTTTGCAACTTGACTCTGAGCTTATCATCACAGAAATAATAATATTTACTAGTAATAACAAAGCAGTAAAAGAATTTAAAAAACAAATTAATATACTGCAAATCAGTGAGGACAATACCTTACTTCAAAATTCAGGAATAAATGAAATAATAGAGCTTGAAAAAATTTCTGCTATGGATTTTTGTCAACAGAAAATTATTTTTACAATCTTTGCAGATGATAAGAACAGATTAGCTAAAAATATCAGCGATCTATCCTCTGTAATGTCATTAATCGGTTTGATGATGTTTAGAACTGATCTGCACATGGAAAATCATTTTTGGGCACAGCTTCCTGGAAACTTTGCTTTTGTTACACAACCAAAAAATATATTAGAAAAATATGCTTGCAGCTTTGCTATGTTGCACGATTTTACATCAGGTACGTTAAAAGGAGGAAGATGGAAAGAAGCAGTAACAGTCTTTTTTTCAAAAAAAGGTAGCCCTTACTTTTTTAACTTTCATGGAAAAAAAAATAATGGTCATACCACAATACTTGGAGCTCCAAATTCAGGTAGAACCTCACTGATCAATTTCTTACTTTCGGAATCAAGAAAATTTAACCCTAGGATTGTTATATTGGATAATACTGGAAAATCAATAATATTTACTAAAGCAGTAAGCGGCCAATATTACATAATTGATCCAAAATATAAAGATAAAAGTCTAAAATTCAACCCACTGAACATTGAAGATAGTGCTTCTAATCGCAATATGCTTGTTGAATTGATCAAAAGGATGGTTGCAGATGCAAGTTTGGTAGACGTAGAAGAAAAGACAAAAAAAATTGTAGATTCTATATTTGCTATACCAAGAGAATCGCGCTCTATTTCTCAAATTTCTGAGGTACTTTTACTTCTTGGGGGCAAAATAAGTAAATGGTGTGGTGACGGTGAATTTGCTTACTTATTCCAAGATGGTGATGAGTCAGATATTGACTGGGGAACAAAAACTATATCCCTCAATACTGCAAATCTCACTAAGCAAAAAGAATGTATGTCCGTGATACTTTACTATTTCTTATACTCTTTCGAAGCAAAATGTGATGGCTCACCTGCAATACTTGTTTTGGATGAAGCATGGGAGATAAGTAATATTTTTCCTACAGAGGAAGAGTTTGACGACTGGATGCAAAGAATGACAAAGTTAAATGTTGTAGTAATTCTAAGTACTGAAAACTTAAACCTAGCATTTGCTAGCAAGTTTACTCAATATTTAGATAAGCATGTCGATACAAGGATCCTGATGCCGAACATAAATGCAAATAGGTTATACATGAAAGCATTTTCTCTGTCGAAAGAGGAACTGAATGTCATTTTGCAAACACCAACACAGGAAGGTTTATTTTTGATAAAGCAATACAAAGGTTTAGTAACTTTAAATCTAGATTTGAAAAATATGAAAGAAATACATGTACTTTCAGCTAATAAAGAGACTATAAAGTATATGTATGAAGCAATAAAGGAAAAGGGCGAGAAAGTGAGTAAGTGGTTACCGGTGTTCTATGAAAAATGTAAAGCTTAA